The sequence below is a genomic window from Proteus vulgaris.
TTCTACTAAAGAGGCGTTTTGCTGAGTGACGCGATCCATTTCAGAAACCGCAAGGCCAACTTGTGAAATACCTCGGCTTTGCTCATCTGATGCAGAAGCGATTTCGCCCATGATGTCAGTAACACGTGTTACTGAATCCACGATACGCGTCATCGTCTCACCCGCACTTTCAACGAGTACAGAACCCGTTTCAGTACGACTTACAGAATCTTCAATCAGTGTTTTTATTTCTTTAGCAGCTTCTGCACTTCTCTGTGCAAGGTTACGAACTTCTCCGGCAACTACCGCAAATCCGCGACCATGCTCACCGGCTCTTGCTGCTTCAACAGCCGCATTCAGTGCCAAAATATTGGTCTGGAATGCAATGCCATCGATAACAGCTGTGATATCGGTGATTTTCTGAGAACTTCCGGCTATGTCGTGCATTGTTTGCACCACATTAGCAACAACTTTTCCGCCTTGGCGGGCAATATCTGAGGCGTCATTAGCAAGGTTACTTGCTTGGCGAGCATTGTCTGCGTTCTGTTTTACGGTCGCCGTTAACTGTTCCATACTTGCAGCAGTTTCTTCTAATGAAGCCACTTGCTCTTCTGTACGAGCAGATAAATCATTATTTCCAGCAGCAATTTCGCTTGTGCTGTTATAAATGTTTTCCGTACTTTGATAGACACCACGAACGGTTTGAATAAGCTCTTGTTGCATATGTTTTAAACCATTTGCTAACAAGCTCATTTCATTGCGGCCATTCACTTCGATATTTGGACGTAAATCACCTTCAGAGAAGGTTTTGATACTTAATAGAAGTGAATTTAATGGTCTAATTAAGGCATTACGTAATGCAAACCAGCATAGAATTAATGCCGAGATCACGATAATGGCTAATACAACCATAGTAATGACAGTACGCTGGTGAGAAGCTTCTAATGCCACATTTAACTCTTCGTTAAATTTCTCATTACGCATGACGTATGCAAGATATTCTTTATAAAAAGCGTCTTGATAACCCGTAGTTGGTTGCTCAAAAAAGTCTTTTAAGTTCTTATCTTGAAGTAAAATTTCCAGTTGGTTTAATGCAGAGTAATATTCGATAAAACGCCCTTTTAGGCTACGAACATCATCTTCTGAGTGAACTTGATAAGCGGTGATATTCTTTTCAAATTCTTTAAATTTCTCATCTGCACGAGACATATTTTTGCGAGCAAGACCCGTCAGATAGTCAACAGATAGAGAATCATCTACATTAAGATTTTTATCTTGTAATAAGAAACTAATCGCGGCGCGGTTAATGTTATTACGAGCTTGCAGTAAGTTAGCCCAGCTTTCATCTAGGCGCTCACGTTGATCTTGTATTGTCAGTGTTTTATTAAGGTCGTTTCTTGTCTCAACGATATTTGAGTAAAAAACACCCCCTGAGACAAATTGCAAAACACCAAACAACAGAAGAATGGATAATAATCCAGTCACTATTTTCATTCGGCTAAACATAGTTTCCCTTTTTATAATAAACGGTAATGAGCAAGTTATCGGCAGACTTAAGAGAAACTTTATAGGTTTCATTTCGTCTTAGTCACGTTTTTGCCCCATTAGAAAGCGGTGGTAATACTGTTTTTAATTAAAATTATAAGTATAAAAAACTTTAAAGTTATTTCCGTCAGTAGAAAAATATTACAGCTAGGTGATAGCTACTTATAAGTTAATAAATAATAAAATAGAACTTAACTAAAATTATTAGTTCTTTTTTATCTTTTAATTTTACTTAAAGTTAATTTGATGCTTTAGCACTCGCTAATAAAATAAAAAAGATAGAAATAGCTATTCCGGCAAAATTACCGGAACAGTATTTAGATTATTTTTTAAAAAATAAAAACTTATTTAGCTTGAATTGTTGCGCTATCGACTAATTCCATTTCTTCACTGTTGAGTAATTTTTCAATATCAACAAGAATAAGCATTCTTTCATCTAAAGTACCTAAACCTGTTAAATACTCAGTAGACATTGTGACTGCAAACTCTGGCGCAGGGCAGATTTGCTCTGGCTTTAGCGTAAGAACATCAGAAACGCCATCAACAACAATTCCCACAATTCGATTTAATAAGTTAACCACAATAACAACAGTATTGTCATTATAAGTTACACTTTCTTGTGAAAATTTAATACGCAGATCAACTATCGGAACAATAACGCCCCGTAAATTAGTTACACCTTTAATAAAGCTAGGTGAATTAGCAATACGTGTAACTTGATCATATCCACGAATTTCTTGAACCTTTAAAATATCAATTCCATATTCTTCATCGCCCAGCGTAAAAATTAGAAATCCTTGTCCAACAGTTTCACCGGATAATTTCTCGAAATGTTCCGAAGCCATAATCTTATTTTATCCTCACTATTAAATGACTGCGCTTGCAGTTGTATTCTTTTTCTTATTTGTCATTTGTGTATGACTTAAACGTTGCAATTCTGGTACATCAAGAATTAAAGCCACACTACCATCGCCCATAATTGTTGCAGCAGATATTCCAGGCACTTTTCGGTAATTGCTTTCTATATTTTTAACAACAACTTGATGCTGACCAACTAATTGATCTACCAATAAAGCATAACGACGTCCGGCACTTTGAACAATTACCGCAATTGCTTGGGTAATATCGGTTTGAGCACCTTCAATATTAAATGTACGATGCAGTTCAATCAGTGGTAAATATTCCCCTCTGACCTGCAATAATTTCTCATCGCCAGCCAATGGATAAATATCTTCTTCTTCCGGTTGTAAAGAACTGACTACCGTTCCTAATGGTAAAATAAAGACTTCGTCATGAACTTTAACAGACATACCATCCAAAATTGCTAATGTCAGTGGAAGTAAAATACGAATGCGCGTTCCTTTACCCACTTCAAAACTGATTTGAATTTGACCGCCCATCTCTTGGATATTTCGTTTTACAACATCCATACCCACACCACGACCAGAAACATCCGTGACGACTTCCGCGGTAGAGAAACCCGGTGCAAAGATCAGCATAGCAACTTCTTCGTTGCTCATATTTTCAGAAACTGCAAGCCCAGAGGAAATCGCTTTTTTCAAAATACGTTCGCGGTTTAATCCAGCACCATCATCAGTCACTTCAATACAAATATTACCGCCTTGATGTTCCGCAGACAGGGTTAATTGCCCCGCTTCCGGTTTACCCGCTGCAACACGATCGGCCGGCATTTCAATACCATGATCAAGACTGTTACGAACTAAGTGAGTTAAAGGATCGATAATTTTTTCAATTAAACTTTTATCAAGTTCTGTTGAGCTACCAATCATGTTTAACTCAACTTTCTTATTCATTTTACCTGCAACATCACGCACAACTCGAGGGAAGCGACTGAAAACATATTCCATCGGCATCATACGAATTGACATAACAGATTCTTGTAAATCACGAGAATTACGCTGTAACTGAGCAATACAACTTAGTAAATCACTATATATTGCAGGCTCAAGGCTACCACTGTGCTGTGCCAACATTGACTGTGTGATAACCAATTCACCCACTAAGTTGATTAATTGGTCAACTTTTTCAACCGCAACACGAATACTGCTTGATTCTGTTTTTGGCGTAGCAGCTGCAACAGGTCTTTTCGCAGGTGCTGCCGATGCCACTGGTGCTTTAGAAGGTTCTGCTGATGGTGTCACTTTTTCAGCAACTGGTTTTTGTGCAGGTGTCGCTTGTTCTACTTGGCTTTCAACATGAACATCATCAACAGATGTTGTACTTTCTTCTGTAACTGTGTTTTCTTCTGGTGCTTTTTCTGCAACAGCCACTTTTTTAAACGAAATTTGTTCAGGTTCAATCACAAAACAAAGTACAGCGCTGATATCTTCTTCTGTTGCTGTCGTTTTTAATATTGCTTCAAGACCATGATGCTGTTTTTCAACTTGGCTAACTTCACCAAGGTGTTTTAATTCATCAAGCATTAAAGCAATATCTGT
It includes:
- the cheW gene encoding chemotaxis protein CheW; its protein translation is MASEHFEKLSGETVGQGFLIFTLGDEEYGIDILKVQEIRGYDQVTRIANSPSFIKGVTNLRGVIVPIVDLRIKFSQESVTYNDNTVVIVVNLLNRIVGIVVDGVSDVLTLKPEQICPAPEFAVTMSTEYLTGLGTLDERMLILVDIEKLLNSEEMELVDSATIQAK
- a CDS encoding methyl-accepting chemotaxis protein, which encodes MFSRMKIVTGLLSILLLFGVLQFVSGGVFYSNIVETRNDLNKTLTIQDQRERLDESWANLLQARNNINRAAISFLLQDKNLNVDDSLSVDYLTGLARKNMSRADEKFKEFEKNITAYQVHSEDDVRSLKGRFIEYYSALNQLEILLQDKNLKDFFEQPTTGYQDAFYKEYLAYVMRNEKFNEELNVALEASHQRTVITMVVLAIIVISALILCWFALRNALIRPLNSLLLSIKTFSEGDLRPNIEVNGRNEMSLLANGLKHMQQELIQTVRGVYQSTENIYNSTSEIAAGNNDLSARTEEQVASLEETAASMEQLTATVKQNADNARQASNLANDASDIARQGGKVVANVVQTMHDIAGSSQKITDITAVIDGIAFQTNILALNAAVEAARAGEHGRGFAVVAGEVRNLAQRSAEAAKEIKTLIEDSVSRTETGSVLVESAGETMTRIVDSVTRVTDIMGEIASASDEQSRGISQVGLAVSEMDRVTQQNASLVEQSAAAAAGLEDQAVALTRLVSIFKLPGQEEKTLERKESDATPVVKAAAPLIKPGTSEKKKSSSVEDPANWETF
- the cheA gene encoding chemotaxis protein CheA — protein: MDITEFYQTFFDEADELLADMEQHLLLLDPANPDQEQMNAIFRSAHSIKGGAATFGFVKLQQTTHVLENLLDSARRHEMALTDDIINLFLEAKDIMQQQLDAHKNSQEPDEETFNYICEKLRQLALDVKEEQSAPQVEVVAGSETSDSQAAMTETPVLSSDSESVQSETIETMVEATSTMVADGHYYHHIILSDLKETDIALMLDELKHLGEVSQVEKQHHGLEAILKTTATEEDISAVLCFVIEPEQISFKKVAVAEKAPEENTVTEESTTSVDDVHVESQVEQATPAQKPVAEKVTPSAEPSKAPVASAAPAKRPVAAATPKTESSSIRVAVEKVDQLINLVGELVITQSMLAQHSGSLEPAIYSDLLSCIAQLQRNSRDLQESVMSIRMMPMEYVFSRFPRVVRDVAGKMNKKVELNMIGSSTELDKSLIEKIIDPLTHLVRNSLDHGIEMPADRVAAGKPEAGQLTLSAEHQGGNICIEVTDDGAGLNRERILKKAISSGLAVSENMSNEEVAMLIFAPGFSTAEVVTDVSGRGVGMDVVKRNIQEMGGQIQISFEVGKGTRIRILLPLTLAILDGMSVKVHDEVFILPLGTVVSSLQPEEEDIYPLAGDEKLLQVRGEYLPLIELHRTFNIEGAQTDITQAIAVIVQSAGRRYALLVDQLVGQHQVVVKNIESNYRKVPGISAATIMGDGSVALILDVPELQRLSHTQMTNKKKNTTASAVI